Proteins from a single region of Butyrivibrio fibrisolvens:
- a CDS encoding gamma carbonic anhydrase family protein: protein MREPVIDKKAYIAKSADVCGDVTIGPMCSVWNHATIRGDRDSITIGEGSNIQDNAVVHEEKGLPVTIGKYVTVGHSAIVHGSFVDDYTLIGMHATIMNGCHIGKNCIIGAGALVTENTVIPDDSLVLGMPAKVVKKVSDEQKAHFKENAMRYVQEAMELLED from the coding sequence ATGAGAGAACCCGTAATAGATAAAAAAGCATATATAGCGAAGTCTGCTGACGTATGCGGAGATGTGACGATAGGCCCTATGTGCAGCGTATGGAACCATGCAACTATCAGAGGTGACAGGGATTCGATCACAATAGGCGAGGGCTCAAATATTCAGGACAATGCGGTTGTTCATGAAGAAAAAGGGCTTCCTGTAACTATTGGTAAATACGTTACTGTGGGCCATAGCGCTATAGTTCACGGATCGTTTGTTGATGACTATACTCTTATCGGTATGCATGCAACTATCATGAATGGATGCCATATTGGAAAAAACTGTATCATAGGAGCTGGCGCACTGGTTACAGAAAATACGGTCATTCCGGATGACAGCCTTGTTCTGGGAATGCCTGCCAAAGTAGTAAAGAAAGTTTCTGATGAGCAAAAGGCTCACTTCAAAGAAAACGCTATGCGCTATGTACAGGAAGCGATGGAGCTGTTGGAGGATTAA
- a CDS encoding flagellar assembly protein FliW, with protein sequence MKLTTKIFGETEISDDKILVFPKGIIGFPDLTRFALMYDKDKDSHNIQWLQSLDEPAFAMPVMDPLHVQEDYNPEVEDDVLEEVKPITDENMLVLVTITVPHDLTKMTVNLKGPFIINADTRKGCQVILDDDKYQIKYPVYDILKKMKEANEKKA encoded by the coding sequence ATGAAACTTACAACTAAAATTTTTGGTGAAACTGAAATCAGTGATGACAAGATACTTGTATTTCCAAAGGGAATTATTGGTTTTCCGGATCTGACACGCTTTGCACTAATGTACGACAAAGATAAGGACAGTCATAATATTCAATGGCTTCAGTCGCTTGATGAGCCAGCATTTGCGATGCCTGTAATGGATCCGCTTCATGTTCAGGAAGACTATAATCCAGAAGTAGAAGATGATGTACTCGAGGAAGTAAAACCTATTACAGATGAAAATATGCTCGTTCTTGTGACAATAACTGTTCCTCATGATCTTACAAAGATGACAGTTAATCTCAAAGGACCTTTTATCATTAATGCAGATACTCGTAAGGGATGTCAGGTTATTCTTGATGATGATAAATATCAGATAAAATATCCTGTTTATGATATTCTCAAGAAGATGAAGGAAGCTAACGAGAAAAAGGCTTAA
- the glf gene encoding UDP-galactopyranose mutase, translating to MNYDYLVVGAGLYGCVFAHEAAKTGKKCLVIDKRDTIAGNVHTSEKMGIQVHDYGAHIFHTSDEEVWQYVQKFAHFNNYVNSPMAVYKDELYNLPFNMNTFSKMWGIRTPDEAQKIIGQQSREAIIEILKKRGVSEPTDYDIQNFEADNLEEQGLSLAGKDVFEKLVKGYTEKQWGRSCDELPAFIIKRLPFRFIYDNNYFNDPYQGIPVGGYTAMCERLLGMRDDMGGQICGIQAHDNITVQLGTDFFEFVDMKKQRPGRQITANNGDTFDKIVYTGMIDEFFDYELGNLEYRSLRFETETLPEVDNYQGNAVINYTEREVPYTRIIEHKHFEFGKGRGTVITREYPSEWKPGDEPYYPMNDDRNNLLFARYQNKAASWTQVIFGGRLGQYKYFNMDQVVRQALDAVKAQ from the coding sequence ATGAATTACGATTATCTTGTTGTAGGTGCAGGTCTTTATGGCTGCGTATTTGCTCATGAAGCTGCAAAGACAGGTAAGAAATGTCTTGTGATCGACAAAAGGGATACTATTGCCGGTAATGTTCATACCAGTGAGAAAATGGGTATTCAGGTCCATGATTATGGCGCTCACATTTTCCATACATCTGATGAAGAGGTATGGCAGTACGTTCAGAAGTTTGCTCATTTCAATAATTATGTGAATTCTCCAATGGCTGTTTATAAGGATGAACTTTATAACCTTCCTTTTAACATGAATACTTTTTCCAAGATGTGGGGAATCAGAACTCCTGATGAGGCTCAGAAGATCATCGGACAGCAGAGCCGTGAAGCTATCATAGAGATATTAAAAAAGCGCGGCGTGTCCGAACCGACTGACTATGATATCCAGAATTTTGAGGCTGATAACCTTGAAGAGCAGGGCCTTTCTCTTGCGGGAAAAGATGTTTTTGAAAAGCTTGTAAAAGGATATACAGAAAAGCAGTGGGGCAGAAGCTGCGATGAGCTTCCTGCTTTCATCATTAAGCGTCTTCCTTTCAGATTTATATATGATAATAATTACTTTAATGATCCATATCAGGGAATTCCTGTAGGCGGATACACAGCAATGTGTGAAAGACTCCTTGGTATGCGCGACGATATGGGCGGACAGATCTGCGGAATTCAGGCTCATGATAATATTACAGTTCAGCTTGGTACCGACTTCTTTGAATTTGTTGATATGAAAAAACAAAGACCTGGAAGACAGATCACTGCTAATAACGGAGACACATTCGATAAGATCGTATATACAGGAATGATCGACGAGTTCTTCGATTATGAACTTGGAAATCTCGAGTACAGATCTTTAAGATTTGAAACAGAGACCCTTCCTGAAGTTGATAATTACCAGGGTAATGCAGTCATCAACTACACAGAAAGAGAAGTTCCTTATACAAGAATCATCGAGCACAAACACTTTGAATTCGGTAAGGGAAGAGGAACCGTAATAACCAGAGAATATCCTTCAGAATGGAAGCCTGGTGATGAGCCTTACTACCCTATGAACGATGACAGGAACAATCTTCTTTTTGCAAGATACCAGAACAAAGCAGCAAGCTGGACTCAGGTAATATTTGGCGGTCGCCTTGGTCAGTACAAATATTTCAACATGGACCAGGTTGTAAGACAAGCTCTTGATGCAGTCAAGGCGCAATAA
- the csrA gene encoding carbon storage regulator CsrA — protein MLALSRKKNEAIIVNNNIEITVLEIRGDQVKLGIAAPKEIPIYRQEVYAQIQAENKKATETAGANLDELNKLI, from the coding sequence ATGTTAGCATTATCCAGAAAAAAGAACGAAGCTATCATTGTAAACAACAATATAGAAATAACTGTTCTCGAAATTCGTGGAGATCAGGTTAAACTTGGAATTGCAGCTCCAAAAGAAATTCCGATCTATCGTCAGGAAGTATATGCACAGATTCAGGCTGAGAATAAGAAAGCTACTGAGACTGCAGGCGCTAACCTTGACGAACTCAACAAGCTTATATAA
- a CDS encoding glycerophosphodiester phosphodiesterase family protein, whose translation MQIGIMGTGSTAEIMAEIVSKSREYDLTCIYDTRIDDAQAFAKRFHVGTSTFDMDVVAGSCDIVYISAENSCREELVRKMLDEGKHILCQAPISMSKKTAEELYDMAADKGLVLMETTGSLYTPGFAKLIEILKSGVIGSVMDIEVSFSRLIPTNEREHTFPEGGSFETFGNFVLSPVLRILGTEYRDAYINAVYGLNGIDTYTKVTLKYDHAQATVKTATAVMSDDALTITGSMGCIYVKSPWYLMRKFTIKSYDDKNNATIYNECDGNGFTYDLAEFRRRVAAIGRNHLTDHMSENNYEEVKKQVVCSDSFTLLTTRESLAATAVIEKFVSQRHAQGERKDVKIWAHRGCSMAYPENTLEAFEAAAKIPGITGIETDVQLSKDGEVVVFHDEHTGRVTDGTRNVQDYTLAELQKLHIQSVGGETTTIPTLKQMLELLKPYCEENGLLINIELKTSVIRYPGIEQKVIDIVREYGLEKYIVYSSFLADSIKLIKELMPSAKTGMLSGTMEGCIQGAIYASADALHPWIGGLNAKGEEKLADAPVRAWNMEEPFFNDGRLLKEKDMGKYSEFGVTDIITNVPEVYLKG comes from the coding sequence ATGCAGATTGGAATAATGGGAACGGGTAGCACTGCCGAGATTATGGCAGAAATTGTATCAAAGAGCAGGGAATATGATCTGACATGCATATATGATACTCGTATAGATGATGCTCAGGCTTTCGCCAAAAGATTTCATGTAGGAACTTCAACATTTGATATGGATGTCGTAGCAGGAAGCTGCGATATTGTATATATTTCTGCCGAGAATAGCTGCAGAGAAGAGCTTGTCAGAAAAATGCTTGATGAAGGAAAGCACATCCTTTGTCAGGCTCCTATTTCTATGTCAAAAAAGACTGCCGAGGAGCTGTATGATATGGCTGCCGACAAAGGCCTTGTCCTTATGGAAACAACAGGAAGCCTTTATACGCCCGGATTTGCAAAGCTTATAGAAATACTGAAAAGTGGCGTGATCGGAAGCGTTATGGATATCGAAGTTTCTTTTTCCAGACTTATCCCGACTAATGAAAGAGAACATACCTTCCCTGAAGGAGGAAGCTTTGAAACCTTCGGAAACTTTGTCCTTTCACCTGTTCTTAGAATTCTGGGAACAGAATACAGGGATGCTTATATAAATGCTGTATATGGATTAAATGGAATCGATACATATACTAAAGTGACACTTAAGTATGATCATGCTCAGGCCACAGTTAAGACGGCAACTGCTGTTATGAGTGATGATGCCCTTACTATCACGGGATCCATGGGATGCATATATGTTAAATCACCGTGGTATCTTATGCGTAAATTTACTATCAAATCCTATGATGATAAGAATAATGCCACTATTTATAACGAATGTGACGGCAATGGTTTTACCTATGATCTTGCTGAGTTCAGAAGAAGGGTTGCAGCAATCGGAAGAAACCATCTGACTGATCATATGTCTGAGAACAATTATGAAGAGGTAAAAAAACAGGTCGTATGTTCTGATTCTTTTACCCTTCTAACGACAAGAGAAAGCCTTGCAGCTACAGCTGTGATTGAGAAGTTTGTAAGTCAAAGACATGCACAGGGTGAGCGCAAAGACGTCAAGATATGGGCTCACAGAGGTTGCAGTATGGCTTATCCGGAGAATACACTTGAAGCTTTTGAAGCAGCAGCTAAGATCCCGGGAATCACGGGAATCGAGACGGATGTTCAGCTTTCTAAGGATGGGGAAGTTGTTGTGTTCCACGACGAGCATACAGGCAGGGTTACTGATGGAACGAGAAATGTTCAGGACTATACCCTTGCTGAGCTTCAAAAACTCCATATCCAATCAGTTGGCGGAGAGACTACTACTATTCCGACTCTTAAACAGATGTTGGAGCTTCTTAAGCCTTATTGTGAAGAAAACGGGCTTCTTATCAATATTGAGCTTAAGACAAGCGTTATAAGATATCCCGGTATAGAGCAGAAGGTGATCGATATTGTACGCGAATACGGTCTTGAAAAATATATCGTGTATTCTTCTTTCCTTGCAGATTCTATTAAGCTGATAAAAGAGCTTATGCCATCTGCAAAAACAGGTATGCTGTCAGGTACTATGGAAGGCTGCATTCAGGGAGCTATTTATGCTAGTGCCGATGCGCTTCACCCATGGATAGGAGGCCTTAATGCCAAGGGAGAAGAGAAGCTAGCTGATGCGCCGGTTCGTGCCTGGAATATGGAAGAACCTTTCTTCAATGACGGAAGATTATTAAAAGAAAAGGATATGGGCAAGTATTCTGAATTTGGCGTAACTGACATTATCACCAATGTTCCGGAAGTTTATCTTAAGGGATAA